Within the Pseudomonas putida genome, the region GCCAGTCAGTACCTCTATAACGGCGTACACCTGGTGGAGCTGCAGGTAAAGATGAAACTGAGCGAGTACTACGCCCTGCAGAGCGCGCACCTTCGGGAATTGCAAAACAAGGCAAGCACCACGCTGGCCAAAGCGCGAGACCGGATGATGCCCAGTCTCGAAGAACTGAAAGCCGGCGCCCAGATGAACGCCCGCAAGGTACAACCGATTATCCAGAGCGGTTTGTTGAGCCTAGCGGTCCTCGATCCCAAGGTGGCGCATACGCTGATCGACGTCAGCGTCTGGGTCGAGGGCAAGGCTGAGGTGTTGCGAGAGCAGCTGCTCCAGGAGGTCAGCCAGAATGTGAACCAGCTCAGTCACGCGGCGCAGATGAGCCTGGTAGACATACGGGTCGCGGCGGGCACGTTAGAGCCCGGTGCGCGGAAAATGCTCGAGGGGATACGGATCAGCGCGCTGCAGGCGTCGCAGATGGTGCGACGCAGTTTTTCTGGGCTGAAGGGGGTGGCGGGAAGTGGAGAGTTGCTGCTCACGCTGGGCGGGTTGTATTTGCTGAGTGACAGCCTGGGCAAGAACCTGAAAAAAGTGGAAGAGGAAACTGGGGCGAAGTCTGCTGAAGCCATATTGGCGCTCTATGGAACCAGCTTCGGCCTTCTCGGCGGTGGCTTAGAGGCTCTAGGGTTTGCAGCAATAAAGGCAAATATGGACAGCCTCGTGAGCCAAGGAAAAGCAGCAATTAGGATAGGTTCAACAATCGGTGCAATTGTCGGACTATTCGACTCCATCCAAGCCTCACTCGCAATGAAGCGAAGTTACGAAAGCGGTGATATTCAAGCTGGCAAATTTTACAGATATTCCGCAATCGCATCAGCCTTGGGTACGATCCCTGCCATCCTAAGCATATCCAAACCCGTACTATTGGGTCCTTTAGGATGGGCGATTGCTCTTGGCGTAGCCGCATACGGTTTAAACAAGAATGCCTCGGGGAATGAGTCAACAGCACTAGAACAATGGGTGAAACGCTGTTACTTCGGGGTAGCTAATGAAACCCCCATCATTCACTGGAACTCTCCGGAATATTCAGACATTGCCTTTGCAGAGCTTAACGCTGCAACACTGGAGCTAAGCGGAACGGTTGCTTTCCAATCAGTCCATGCAGATCCATCGACAGACTCAGAAATTGCAAAATTATTTACGATTGCAAAACCAAGACGATTGAAATTTCGAGTGTCAATGCCAAAGTTCATCGAAGCGATTTCAAGCTATCAGATCACCCTCCTATTTCATCGTCGTGGCGATGGCGGAGCGCCACATCAAACTGGCGGCGAACTCATCATGAATAAAGGTTTTTTCACACCCTCGCGAGCGACTAGAACTTCCAACTCAACCAATTTCAATGAATCTTACTCACCAAAAAAACCGGACTACAAACCCGGAAGCATAACTTTCGAGGCGACTCAAAACTCTCAGCCTCTAGGAGCAGATGCTAATATTAGAGAGTTTATTGGCAGCGTTGAACTCACACCCGACGAAGGTGCACCTAGTATTCTCGCCGCATCACTATTCATCTGCTATTGGCCAGACCGGGGGCTGCCTGATTCATATGCTGAGCTTGTAATCCAGGAGCGTAACGAATGAATTTGCCACATCGCGATTTCGGATGGAAATTTGACCTCTGTGGTCCAGATAAAACCCCCGATCCACAGCTAATCTCCGGCTTTATAAACCCACCCCCGAATCACGTTGATGAGAACTATTTAGAGCTACCCACCAACTTATTCAAGACCAGGGGAGCATACATAGTTGGAATAGGCCTTATGTTAGCAATTAACACCTTCTTAATGATTAACATTATTTTTTTCGACTTAAGTTGGTCTTGGCATAGTCTAGACCCGTCTGTATTTATGCTTTTCGTGTCCCTTGCTATATTTATTTGGACACCCTCTTACATCCGCCTGGATATTGGCCACCCTCGCGACCAGCCAATTCGTTTCAACAGACATCGCCGAAAAGTGTATTTCTATCGATATAAATTTGACAACATGCACCCTTATGGAACTAAGAACTGGGGCATCCAACCTGTCTCCTACAATTGGGATGACCTCACAGCCGAAGTTTATCGAATTCACGCCCCCCTTGGATACGGTGGGATTATAGAGAAAGTAATGATAACAGTGCGCAAACATGACACCAATGAAGTGATCGATCGCCTATTTTTGGCTGACGACATAGAGCAAGGGAAACACTACTGGGCCCTTGCTAGACTTTTCATGCAAAAAGGCCCTGAAGCACTTCCGGATTTCGCCTCCCCCCCTGTCGACTGGAACAGTGACGACACCACAAACCCATTCGACCAACTAGCCCCCAAAGTCCAATGGCCACCCGAAATGGATCTTGAATCCCGCACCGCCCCCGGCCAAGGAGAACAACCATGAATTCCGTCGTCCTGCTAGATCACCGCCATGACTGCCCAAAACATGGCATTGGCGTAGTGGAAAAAGGTAGCGCCCACTACACCTTCAATGGCAAGGCCGTTGCGCGAGTACGGGCACAGCCCCCGCCCCGCTGCTGACCTCGATGGTCGAGACCACATCGCCCCCCTGTGCCGCTGACCTTGAAGTGTAGGTAGTCGCCCGATGACGCGGCCGTACTGTGCTCACACTGCAGCAGTTGCGACAGCCGAACAGTTACGCCGAGATCACAATTCAGGATTACATCTAATGCCAGAAGTCTATCGCCCACGGGGTAGGGTTTACAACTTACCCGGCCCAAACACTCCAGCCAAAACGGATAGCAACACAGCTCAACTGGACATACCACCCAACCATGTGAATAGTATCTACATGGAGCTTACCAGAAGGACGATAAGAATCAGAGGCTATTGGATTGTAACAGGAATCATAATAACACTACTGAGCTTCTTCGTGACACTTCCGCCGATACTGGAATTATTGATCTCACCATCAGAAATTAAATTGGATGCTATTGGAATCGGCATTTCCACACTCTTGTTTTGTTATTGGGCCATGATTCCATACATAAGAATGGAAATAGAAACACCGTGCAACGAACCTATTCGCTTCAACAGGGCTCGTCGAAAGGTCTACTTCTACCAGTACCGGTTCGATCGACTTAACCCTTTAGGTAAAAGAAATTGGGGTGTCAAACCTGTCGCCTACAACTGGGATGATCTTACGGCAGAGGTCTATCGTGTCTACAGACCCATGGGGGCCGGCGGACTCATTGAAAACATCCTGTTATCAGTTCGCAACCCGGAAACTGATGAGGTAATCGACCGGGTATTTTTTCCTGTGATCTCGAACAAGGGAAGCAGTACTGGGAGCTTGCCAAGCTTTTCATGCAGGACGGTATCGAAGCTATTCCAGCGTTCGTGCATAGCTCCGTTGACTGGAATACAAAATACTCTTCCAACCCGTTCGAACGCCTAGCCCCCAAAGTTCAATGGCCACCCGAAATGGATCTTGAATCCCGCACCGCCCCCGGCCAAGGAGAACAACCATGAATCCCGTCGTCCTGGTAGATCACCGCCATGACTGCCCAAAACATCGCATTGGCGTAGTGGAAACAGGCAGCGCCGACTACGCCTTCAATGGCAAGGCCGTTGCCCGAGTGGGCGGCCGGATCAGCAGTGGTGCGCTGATCACTGATGGTTCGGCGGGTTATCTGATCAAGGGCAGAGAGGTCGAATGCGAAGGAGATCAGACGATCTACGATGGGGGTCGCCATTACTGGCCTCATCGCGGGCAAGCCCGCCTCTAAGGCCAGCGACAAACCTTTACGAGCGGGCTTGGCCGCGACGAGGTTTGACCTATTGCCAGAGCGCGACATCCCAAGTGCATAGGCCGAAATTTAACCACAGGAAGTTAACATATGACGTTGCCCGGAAGAGCTTTCGGCTGGAAATATGACTTACCCGCCCCGTCCACCCCTTTAGATTTTCGCCCAGTGATAGAAAGATCTCTAACACCACCAAGCCATGTTGACTCAATATACATTGAGCTTCCGAGATCACTATTCAAATTCAGAGGCTACAACCCTATTGTAGGCGGCTCACTCATGCTCGCGGGGTTAATTATGCTCATCTACTTCATCTACGACGATTTCACCTCCCCCACCAGAGCAGACGTTAGCGGACTACTCACAATTGCAGCCACTTATGCAATTTGTTTCTTCATCACATTTGCGTACATACGCATGGACCTTACATACCCACGCAACGAGCCTATTCGATTCAACAGGCGCCGCCAGAGGGTTTATTTCTATCAATACAGATTTGATCGACTTCACCCCTTTGGTCGGAAAGACTGGGGTGTTAAACCTGTTGCCTACGACTGGGAACAGCTTACTGCCGAAGTCTATAGTGTTAATGCCCCAATGGGATACGGTGGGCGAGTTGAAAAAGTCATGATCTCAGTCCGCAAACCCGGCTCCGACGAAGTGATCGACCGCGTTTTTTTCGCCGGTAATATTGAACAGGGCAAACAATTCTGGGCACTTGCAAGAATTTTTATGCAGGAAGGCCAGGACGCCCTCCCAACATTTACCCACGCGCCTACGGACTGGAACAGTGATGATCTGCGCAACCCCTTTCATCGCCTAGCCCCCAAAGTCCAATGGCCACCCGAAATGGACCTTGAATCCCGCACCGCCCCCGGCCAAGGAGACAAAACATGAACGCCGTCGCCCTGATAGGTCACCGCCGTTGCCCGAATGGGCGGCCGGATCAGTAAGTGGGGCGGTGATCACCGATGGTTAGGCGGGTTATCTAATTGAGGGTGAAGGGGTCGCATGCGAACGAGATCAGACGATCCGCGCTGGGGGTCGCCATTACTGGCCTCATCGCGGGCAAACCCGCCCCTAGAGGCTAGCGACAAAACTGTACGGGCGGGCTTGCCCGCGATGAGGTTTGACCTATTGACCTGAGCGCGACATCCAAGTGCATATGCCGAAATTTAACTACAGGAAGTTAACATATGACTTTGCCCAGAAGAGCTTTCGGCTGGAAATATGATTTACCCGACACAGCCATCCCTTCAGATTTTCGCCCAGTGATAGAAGAATTTCTGGCACCACCAAGCCATATTGACTCAATATACATTGAGCTTCCGAGATCGATATTCAAAATGAGAGGCTACGACCCTATCGTAGGCGGCTCAATCTTGCTCGTGGGGTTAATTACGCTGATCTCGTTCATCTACAACGATTTCACCTCCACCACCAAAGCAGACGCTGGTGGACTGCTCATATTTGCAGCCAGTTATGCTTTTGTTTTTTTCTTCATATTTGCGCAAATACGCATGGACCTTACATATCCGCGCAACGAGCCTATTCGTTTCAACAGACTTCGCCAGAGGGTTTATTTCTATCAATACAGGCATGATCAACTTCATCCCTTTGGTTGGAAAAACTGGGGCGTTAAACCTGTGGCCTACGACTGGGAACAGCTTACCGCCGAGGTATATAGTGTTTATTCCCCAATGGGATACGGTGGGCGAGCTGAGAAAGTCATGATCTCGGTCCGCAAACCAGGCACTGACGAAGTGATCGACCGCGTTTTTTTCGCCGGTAATATTGAACAGGGCAAAAAATTCTGGGCACTTGCAAGAATTTTTATGCAGGAAGGCCAGGACGCCCTCCCAACATTTACCCACGCGCCTACGGACTGGAACAGTGATGATCTGCGCAACCCCTTTCATCGCCTAGCCCCCAAAGTCCAATGGCCACCCGAAATGGACCTTGAATCCCGCACCGCCCCCGCCCAAGGAGAACATTCATGAATCCCGTCGTCCTGGTAGGTCACCGCCATGATTGCCCGATACATGGCATTGGCGTAGTGGAAACAGGCAGCGCCGACTACACCTTCAATGGCAAGGCCGTTGCCCGAGTGGGCGACCGCATCAGTTGTGG harbors:
- a CDS encoding PAAR domain-containing protein, translating into MNPVVLVGHRHDCPIHGIGVVETGSADYTFNGKAVARVGDRISCGAVITGGSAGYLIEGKEVAREGDRTDHDGMLVEGDSDWLVE
- a CDS encoding T6SS effector BTH_I2691 family protein — protein: MSISQRVATALAEAAVSVDPCRACERQGLPILPLRRALVPDTRPGYAGTVAGEPHVETRMGLRTLRSGYLYVLLDQRIWQAYEVTDQGHLRRFNPYEPPPGPPPSLPARCLNENHDIPSSFLTLDSEAYGSAWLAFSSDAWPRSVLDAYKRGHAPAQRFEGLDLVQAREHPQLLGLAMTPDNLQVDKQVFEYAQQLCAPFDSAHGFHSRLLRRTALRGFVVNAMNRHQLEQGVLAVVLDDTVGLVQEYNHQRLSWLVKRQAWREDPLRAYQFQTSQILQIIRATHRQWAAQQVAPFGAPTTGDGAPAFAAPEVERQRLVAVQEQQSDKRLEERYHEPQRAAFQDEYDRQERQFQAYIDQNANAYAERCQSQMFTLIEQYDYDGHDRESGVAYSKTMAGCLAGGVTEAAATSAAHGQPPSGTSEALWLKWLQDPNSPPYRAVLLRNEFLLAALLPSFSASAPINWNDSEKLYAALSKMITSEEGRLHLRHQLNQAVAQTQGALNAASQRLQALLGPGIQQAVRHLNSASQYLYNGVHLVELQVKMKLSEYYALQSAHLRELQNKASTTLAKARDRMMPSLEELKAGAQMNARKVQPIIQSGLLSLAVLDPKVAHTLIDVSVWVEGKAEVLREQLLQEVSQNVNQLSHAAQMSLVDIRVAAGTLEPGARKMLEGIRISALQASQMVRRSFSGLKGVAGSGELLLTLGGLYLLSDSLGKNLKKVEEETGAKSAEAILALYGTSFGLLGGGLEALGFAAIKANMDSLVSQGKAAIRIGSTIGAIVGLFDSIQASLAMKRSYESGDIQAGKFYRYSAIASALGTIPAILSISKPVLLGPLGWAIALGVAAYGLNKNASGNESTALEQWVKRCYFGVANETPIIHWNSPEYSDIAFAELNAATLELSGTVAFQSVHADPSTDSEIAKLFTIAKPRRLKFRVSMPKFIEAISSYQITLLFHRRGDGGAPHQTGGELIMNKGFFTPSRATRTSNSTNFNESYSPKKPDYKPGSITFEATQNSQPLGADANIREFIGSVELTPDEGAPSILAASLFICYWPDRGLPDSYAELVIQERNE
- a CDS encoding DUF6708 domain-containing protein, which codes for MEIETPCNEPIRFNRARRKVYFYQYRFDRLNPLGKRNWGVKPVAYNWDDLTAEVYRVYRPMGAGGLIENILLSVRNPETDEVIDRVFFPVISNKGSSTGSLPSFSCRTVSKLFQRSCIAPLTGIQNTLPTRSNA
- a CDS encoding DUF6708 domain-containing protein encodes the protein MTLPRRAFGWKYDLPDTAIPSDFRPVIEEFLAPPSHIDSIYIELPRSIFKMRGYDPIVGGSILLVGLITLISFIYNDFTSTTKADAGGLLIFAASYAFVFFFIFAQIRMDLTYPRNEPIRFNRLRQRVYFYQYRHDQLHPFGWKNWGVKPVAYDWEQLTAEVYSVYSPMGYGGRAEKVMISVRKPGTDEVIDRVFFAGNIEQGKKFWALARIFMQEGQDALPTFTHAPTDWNSDDLRNPFHRLAPKVQWPPEMDLESRTAPAQGEHS
- a CDS encoding DUF6708 domain-containing protein → MNLPHRDFGWKFDLCGPDKTPDPQLISGFINPPPNHVDENYLELPTNLFKTRGAYIVGIGLMLAINTFLMINIIFFDLSWSWHSLDPSVFMLFVSLAIFIWTPSYIRLDIGHPRDQPIRFNRHRRKVYFYRYKFDNMHPYGTKNWGIQPVSYNWDDLTAEVYRIHAPLGYGGIIEKVMITVRKHDTNEVIDRLFLADDIEQGKHYWALARLFMQKGPEALPDFASPPVDWNSDDTTNPFDQLAPKVQWPPEMDLESRTAPGQGEQP
- a CDS encoding DUF6708 domain-containing protein produces the protein MTLPGRAFGWKYDLPAPSTPLDFRPVIERSLTPPSHVDSIYIELPRSLFKFRGYNPIVGGSLMLAGLIMLIYFIYDDFTSPTRADVSGLLTIAATYAICFFITFAYIRMDLTYPRNEPIRFNRRRQRVYFYQYRFDRLHPFGRKDWGVKPVAYDWEQLTAEVYSVNAPMGYGGRVEKVMISVRKPGSDEVIDRVFFAGNIEQGKQFWALARIFMQEGQDALPTFTHAPTDWNSDDLRNPFHRLAPKVQWPPEMDLESRTAPGQGDKT
- a CDS encoding PAAR domain-containing protein; this translates as MNPVVLVDHRHDCPKHRIGVVETGSADYAFNGKAVARVGGRISSGALITDGSAGYLIKGREVECEGDQTIYDGGRHYWPHRGQARL